In Pseudomonas nunensis, a single window of DNA contains:
- a CDS encoding LysR family transcriptional regulator, with the protein MRLRHIEIFQAIRQTGSVSGAAQLLHVSQPAVSKVLQHAEQQLGFALFLRVRGKLQATPEALELEREVDKVTESLQGVRRLAQSLRREPGHSLRIGAIPALALSLLPPAINEWTQRYPDIVCELSSAHSRELMQNLLMREVDVALTLQPPDHPGLKAQTLASGMLVALAPLGYWPVASHGQPLPLIELAGAPLIGLSSADPLAARLDSYLEAVDPPPRVRIAVQTYSLARAMVESGAGLAVIDPFTALGASPATTAIRPLAPALPIILYAVTRADEPPPHTLSDLLQVFSRRAQAQLDRLIVGAGLPANGHNAVYKT; encoded by the coding sequence ATGCGCCTGCGCCACATCGAGATTTTCCAAGCCATTCGCCAGACCGGGTCGGTCAGTGGCGCCGCACAGTTGCTGCACGTCTCGCAGCCGGCAGTGAGCAAAGTGCTGCAACACGCCGAACAGCAATTGGGCTTTGCGTTGTTTCTGCGGGTGCGCGGTAAATTGCAGGCCACGCCCGAAGCGCTGGAGCTTGAGCGCGAGGTCGATAAAGTCACCGAAAGCCTGCAAGGCGTGCGGCGCCTGGCCCAGAGCCTGCGCCGTGAGCCGGGCCACAGCCTGCGGATCGGCGCGATCCCGGCGTTGGCGCTGTCGCTGCTGCCACCGGCGATCAACGAGTGGACGCAACGTTACCCGGACATTGTTTGCGAACTGTCCAGTGCCCATAGCCGTGAGCTGATGCAGAACCTGTTGATGCGCGAAGTGGATGTCGCCCTGACGTTGCAGCCGCCGGATCATCCGGGGTTGAAGGCGCAAACCCTGGCCAGTGGAATGCTGGTGGCGCTGGCGCCGCTGGGCTATTGGCCCGTCGCCAGCCACGGCCAACCGTTGCCATTGATTGAGCTGGCTGGTGCGCCACTGATCGGCCTGTCCAGCGCCGACCCGCTGGCCGCCAGGCTCGACAGCTACCTTGAAGCAGTCGATCCGCCACCCCGGGTGCGCATCGCCGTGCAGACCTATTCGCTGGCACGAGCGATGGTGGAGTCCGGAGCCGGGTTAGCCGTCATCGACCCGTTCACCGCGCTCGGGGCCTCCCCCGCCACCACCGCGATTCGCCCCCTGGCGCCGGCGCTGCCGATCATCCTGTACGCCGTGACCCGAGCCGACGAACCGCCGCCCCACACCTTAAGCGACTTGTTGCAGGTCTTCAGCCGACGGGCGCAGGCGCAGCTGGATCGCTTGATTGTGGGAGCGGGCTTGCCCGCGAATGGCCACAACGCGGTCTACAAGACATAA
- a CDS encoding D-amino acid dehydrogenase: MAQRVCIIGGGVIGLTTAYALVRDGIDVTLVEARDSLASETSFANGGQLSYRYVAPLADAGVPLQAIGWMLRGDSPLKLRPRLDPAQWRWMASFLAACRRSVNQRNSAHLLRLALLSQATLQGWRDEDRLGGFDWRRNGKLVTFREAASFEHARHGLADPQQQQVLSRTECAQLEPALAEAPFVGAIYTPDEEVADCHGFCQQLVARLKASGRCEFLLGQQVTGIRQTGGAVQAIEMGSQVLPVEQLVIAAGHRSPALALPGMNLPLYPLKGYSLTAPIRAEHRAPDLSITDYNRKIVYARIGAQLRVAAMVDIVGFDPALDPKRLALIKRQAQGTLPNAGDYDAAIEWAGMRPATPSGVPLIGATAYRNLWLNLGHGALGFTLACGSARLLSDLMTQRAPSIEMQGLAPRVA; the protein is encoded by the coding sequence ATGGCTCAGCGGGTTTGCATCATCGGCGGCGGCGTCATCGGGCTGACAACGGCTTACGCACTGGTTCGCGACGGTATTGACGTGACGCTGGTCGAGGCCCGGGACTCGCTGGCCAGCGAAACCAGTTTCGCCAACGGCGGCCAGTTGTCCTACCGTTACGTCGCGCCATTGGCCGATGCTGGCGTGCCGCTGCAAGCCATTGGCTGGATGCTGCGCGGTGACTCGCCCCTGAAGCTGCGCCCAAGGCTGGACCCGGCGCAATGGCGCTGGATGGCCTCCTTTCTGGCGGCCTGCCGGCGTTCGGTGAACCAGCGCAACAGCGCGCATTTGCTGCGCCTGGCGCTGTTGAGCCAAGCCACGCTGCAAGGCTGGCGCGACGAAGATCGCCTGGGCGGTTTCGACTGGCGGCGCAACGGCAAACTGGTGACGTTTCGTGAAGCCGCGAGTTTCGAGCATGCACGCCACGGTCTGGCGGATCCGCAACAGCAACAGGTGTTGTCCCGGACCGAATGCGCTCAACTCGAGCCCGCCCTCGCCGAAGCGCCGTTTGTGGGCGCGATTTACACCCCCGATGAAGAAGTCGCCGACTGCCACGGGTTCTGCCAGCAACTGGTGGCCCGGCTCAAGGCGTCGGGGCGTTGCGAGTTTTTGCTGGGTCAACAGGTCACCGGCATTCGCCAAACGGGCGGCGCGGTGCAGGCCATCGAAATGGGTTCACAAGTGCTGCCGGTCGAGCAACTGGTGATCGCGGCCGGGCATCGCAGCCCGGCGCTGGCGTTGCCCGGTATGAACCTGCCGCTGTATCCGCTCAAGGGCTATAGCCTGACCGCGCCGATTCGCGCCGAACATCGCGCGCCGGACCTGAGCATCACCGATTACAACCGCAAGATCGTCTACGCGCGCATCGGTGCTCAACTGCGCGTGGCCGCGATGGTCGACATTGTCGGCTTCGATCCGGCGCTCGATCCCAAGCGCCTGGCGCTGATCAAACGCCAGGCCCAGGGCACCTTGCCTAATGCCGGCGACTACGACGCTGCCATCGAATGGGCCGGCATGCGCCCAGCCACGCCCAGTGGCGTGCCGCTGATTGGCGCCACGGCGTACCGCAACCTTTGGCTCAACCTCGGCCATGGCGCGCTGGGTTTCACCTTGGCCTGCGGCAGCGCGCGGCTGCTCAGCGATTTGATGACGCAGCGCGCACCTTCGATTGAAATGCAGGGCCTCGCGCCTCGCGTCGCCTGA
- a CDS encoding transporter substrate-binding domain-containing protein produces MQKITLIGCTLGLLLTSQAHASEAPLTGTLNKVANAKSITLGYRDASVPFSYVGDQSGQPMGYSVDLASKIVERIKQKLDQPNLQVKYNLVTSQTRIPLVQNGTVDLECGSTGVTAERMQQVAFSYGFIYVKGQLLTARDSGIKSFADLRGKNVVTTAGTTNERFLKSYNVDHKIDMFVISAKDHGEAFQMLQSGRAAAFYMDDALLYGERAKARDPHNWVVVGEEQSREIYSCMVRKGDPQFLELVNSTLADLYSSGEINGIYNRWFQQPIPPKGLNLEFPMTSELKAIIAKPVSDPVQ; encoded by the coding sequence ATGCAAAAAATCACGTTGATCGGCTGCACCCTCGGCTTGCTGCTCACCAGTCAGGCCCACGCCAGTGAAGCGCCGCTGACCGGCACGCTGAACAAGGTCGCCAATGCCAAGAGCATCACCCTGGGCTATCGCGATGCGTCGGTGCCGTTCTCGTATGTGGGTGATCAATCGGGGCAGCCGATGGGCTATTCGGTGGATCTGGCGAGCAAGATTGTCGAGCGCATCAAGCAAAAACTCGATCAGCCGAACCTGCAGGTGAAGTACAACCTGGTGACCTCGCAAACCCGTATTCCGCTGGTGCAGAACGGTACGGTCGATCTTGAGTGCGGCTCCACCGGGGTGACGGCCGAGCGCATGCAACAAGTGGCGTTTTCCTACGGGTTTATTTATGTGAAGGGGCAGTTGCTCACAGCCAGGGACAGCGGCATCAAAAGCTTCGCCGACTTGCGCGGCAAGAACGTCGTGACCACCGCCGGCACCACCAATGAGCGATTTTTGAAGAGCTACAACGTCGATCACAAGATCGACATGTTCGTGATCAGCGCCAAGGATCACGGCGAAGCGTTCCAGATGTTGCAGTCCGGAAGGGCGGCGGCGTTTTACATGGACGATGCGCTGCTCTACGGCGAGCGGGCCAAGGCTCGCGATCCGCATAACTGGGTCGTGGTCGGCGAGGAACAATCGCGGGAAATCTACAGCTGCATGGTGCGCAAGGGCGACCCGCAATTTCTCGAGTTGGTGAACTCGACGCTTGCCGATCTTTACAGCTCAGGGGAAATCAACGGCATCTACAACCGCTGGTTCCAGCAGCCGATTCCGCCTAAAGGGCTGAACCTGGAGTTTCCGATGACCAGCGAGTTGAAAGCGATTATCGCCAAACCGGTGAGTGATCCGGTGCAATAA
- a CDS encoding 16S rRNA (uracil(1498)-N(3))-methyltransferase, whose product MRLSRFFIDAPLSTGEHELPEAQAHYISRVLRMAEGDAVQLFDGSGHEFRGSLVEVGKKRVVVQLDESFIGQVESPLQIHLGQGLSRGERMDWAIQKATELGVTEITPIFTDRCEVRLKDERADKRLMHWRQVAISACEQCGRSRVPVIHPPLLLADWLKQTEAELKLVLHPVAEPLVSHAKPQTLAFLIGPEGGLSDAEVDQAKGAGFHAARLGPRVLRTETAPVVALAVAQQLWGDF is encoded by the coding sequence ATGAGACTGTCCCGCTTCTTTATCGACGCCCCCCTGAGCACCGGCGAGCACGAACTGCCCGAGGCCCAGGCCCATTACATCAGCCGCGTGCTGCGCATGGCCGAGGGTGATGCGGTGCAACTGTTCGACGGCTCGGGCCATGAGTTTCGCGGTTCGCTGGTGGAAGTCGGCAAAAAGCGCGTCGTGGTGCAGCTCGATGAAAGCTTCATCGGGCAGGTCGAGTCGCCGTTGCAGATCCATCTCGGTCAAGGCTTGTCCCGTGGCGAGCGGATGGACTGGGCGATTCAGAAAGCCACCGAACTGGGCGTCACGGAAATCACCCCGATCTTCACCGACCGCTGCGAAGTCCGCCTCAAGGACGAACGCGCCGACAAACGCCTGATGCACTGGCGCCAAGTGGCGATCAGCGCCTGCGAGCAATGCGGGCGTTCACGGGTGCCGGTGATTCATCCGCCGCTGCTGTTGGCGGATTGGTTGAAGCAGACCGAAGCAGAATTGAAACTGGTGCTGCATCCGGTGGCAGAGCCGTTGGTGAGTCATGCGAAACCGCAGACTCTGGCGTTTCTGATTGGCCCGGAGGGTGGGTTGTCAGATGCTGAAGTGGATCAGGCCAAAGGCGCTGGTTTCCATGCCGCCCGGCTTGGGCCTCGAGTGTTGCGCACCGAGACCGCACCGGTTGTGGCGTTGGCGGTGGCTCAACAGCTTTGGGGTGATTTCTAG
- a CDS encoding YceI family protein — MLKKTLAALAIGSALLSANVMAADYTVDKEGQHAFVDFKISHLGYSFITGTFKDIDGKFSFDAAKPEDSKIEFNVNTSSVFTNNAERDKHIASADFLNASKFAKATFVSTAVKSTGKNAAGKDTADVTGDLTIAGVTKPVVVKATFLGEGKDPWGGYRAGFEGTTNLKRSDFGKQKDLGPSSDAVELYISFEGVKAK; from the coding sequence ATGTTGAAAAAGACTCTCGCCGCTCTGGCAATCGGTTCTGCTCTGCTGTCGGCTAACGTGATGGCTGCTGACTACACCGTCGACAAAGAAGGCCAGCACGCCTTCGTCGACTTCAAGATCAGCCACTTGGGCTACAGCTTCATCACCGGTACTTTCAAGGATATCGACGGCAAGTTCAGCTTCGACGCTGCCAAGCCGGAAGACAGCAAGATCGAGTTCAATGTGAACACTTCCAGTGTGTTCACCAACAACGCTGAGCGTGACAAGCACATCGCCAGCGCTGACTTCCTGAACGCGAGCAAGTTTGCTAAAGCCACCTTCGTCTCCACCGCAGTCAAATCCACCGGCAAAAACGCCGCTGGCAAAGACACTGCTGACGTGACCGGCGACCTGACGATTGCTGGCGTGACCAAGCCAGTCGTGGTCAAGGCGACTTTCCTGGGTGAAGGCAAGGATCCATGGGGCGGCTACCGTGCAGGCTTCGAAGGTACTACCAACCTGAAGCGTTCCGATTTCGGCAAGCAGAAAGACCTGGGCCCATCGTCCGATGCGGTCGAGCTGTACATCTCGTTTGAAGGTGTGAAAGCGAAGTAA
- a CDS encoding flavin monoamine oxidase family protein: MSAGWLRACALVMLGLFSVSALAKDKTAIVIGGGLSGLTAAYELQNKGWQVTLLEAKPSLGGRSGMATSEWIGNDKAQPVLNKYVSTFKLGTTPAPEFVRTPGYLIDGVYFTAADLATKDPVTAEALKRYEKTVDDLASSIEDPQNPAANNTLHALDQINVSNWLDRLALPATARQLVNQEIRTHYDEPSRLSLLYFAQQNRVYRGVSDRDLRASRLIGGSPVLAQAFVKQLKTIKTSSPVSSITQDKDSVTVKVGSVGYQADYVVVAVPLRALSKIVMTPSLDAQHMGAIKGTNYGWRDQIMLKFKTPVWESKARMSGEIYSNAGLGMLWVEPALKGGANVVINLSGDNARVMQAFGDKQMADQVLIRLHAFYPQARGSFTGYEIRRYSTDPSMGGAYLAFGPGQISKYWRLWERPLQRVAFAGEHTDTLYPGTLEGALRTGQRAAGQVEDLAAGKSFEPVKVVPAATAAAAGAVAAKKGNFFTNLFGGSSDDDKKPEPVKAPEPVAPPAPAPAPVPTPAPAPVEAPKPAAPVKAEPAKKATKPAAKKPAAKTDAKKAPAKKAEPAKKPAAKKPAATTPAATDTKAQ; this comes from the coding sequence ATGTCTGCTGGTTGGCTGCGCGCCTGTGCGCTGGTGATGTTGGGGCTGTTCAGCGTTTCGGCGCTGGCCAAAGATAAAACGGCGATCGTGATCGGCGGCGGGCTTTCGGGCCTCACCGCGGCCTACGAGCTGCAAAACAAAGGCTGGCAGGTGACCCTGCTGGAAGCCAAGCCAAGCCTGGGCGGTCGCTCCGGCATGGCCACCAGCGAGTGGATCGGCAACGACAAGGCCCAGCCGGTACTGAACAAGTACGTATCGACGTTCAAGCTTGGCACCACGCCAGCGCCTGAATTCGTGCGTACGCCGGGCTACCTGATCGACGGCGTGTATTTCACTGCTGCTGACCTGGCTACCAAGGACCCGGTGACAGCCGAAGCGCTCAAGCGCTACGAAAAAACCGTGGATGACCTGGCAAGCTCGATCGAAGATCCACAAAACCCGGCAGCCAACAACACGCTGCATGCCCTGGATCAGATCAACGTCTCCAACTGGCTCGACCGTCTGGCATTGCCTGCCACGGCTCGCCAACTGGTCAACCAGGAGATTCGTACCCATTACGACGAACCTTCGCGCCTGTCGCTGCTGTATTTCGCACAGCAGAACCGGGTTTACCGGGGTGTTTCCGACCGAGACCTGCGCGCTTCGCGCCTGATCGGTGGTAGCCCGGTGTTGGCCCAGGCTTTCGTCAAGCAACTGAAAACCATCAAGACCAGCTCGCCGGTTTCGTCCATTACCCAGGACAAGGACAGCGTGACCGTCAAAGTCGGCAGCGTGGGCTACCAGGCTGACTACGTGGTGGTTGCGGTGCCGTTGCGCGCACTCAGCAAAATCGTCATGACCCCGTCGCTGGATGCCCAGCACATGGGCGCGATCAAGGGCACCAACTACGGCTGGCGCGACCAGATCATGCTGAAGTTCAAGACGCCAGTGTGGGAAAGCAAGGCGCGGATGTCCGGCGAGATCTACAGCAACGCCGGTCTGGGCATGTTGTGGGTAGAACCGGCGCTGAAGGGCGGCGCCAACGTGGTGATCAACCTGTCCGGCGACAACGCCCGGGTAATGCAGGCCTTCGGCGACAAGCAGATGGCCGATCAGGTGCTGATTCGTCTGCACGCGTTTTATCCACAGGCCCGTGGTTCGTTCACCGGCTATGAAATCCGCCGCTACAGCACCGACCCATCGATGGGTGGCGCTTACCTGGCCTTCGGCCCGGGCCAGATCAGCAAATACTGGCGCCTGTGGGAACGTCCGCTGCAACGTGTAGCGTTCGCCGGCGAACATACCGACACCCTGTACCCAGGCACCCTGGAAGGCGCATTGCGCACCGGTCAGCGTGCAGCCGGTCAGGTTGAAGACCTGGCGGCCGGCAAGTCGTTTGAGCCGGTGAAAGTTGTTCCAGCAGCCACCGCAGCAGCGGCCGGCGCAGTGGCAGCGAAGAAAGGTAACTTCTTCACCAACCTGTTCGGTGGCTCGTCGGATGACGACAAGAAACCAGAACCGGTCAAGGCACCAGAACCAGTAGCTCCGCCAGCACCGGCGCCTGCTCCAGTGCCAACCCCGGCCCCTGCGCCAGTGGAAGCACCGAAGCCTGCGGCCCCGGTCAAAGCCGAGCCAGCGAAAAAAGCGACCAAGCCTGCGGCGAAGAAACCTGCGGCGAAAACCGATGCCAAAAAGGCACCGGCCAAGAAAGCTGAACCGGCGAAGAAGCCAGCGGCCAAGAAACCCGCAGCAACGACACCGGCGGCAACCGATACCAAAGCGCAGTAA
- the trhA gene encoding PAQR family membrane homeostasis protein TrhA yields MYHGERLNAWTHLVGAVAATVGVVWMLVIASMDGSPWKIVSVAIYGFTLMVLYSASTVYHSVRGRKKEIMQKVDHFSIYLLIAGSYTPFCLVTLRGPWGWTLFGIVWGLALIGILQEIKPRSEARILSIVIYAVMGWIVLVAVKPLLAALGSTGFAWLASGGVLYTVGIIFFALDHRLRHAHGIWHLFVIAGSLLHFVAILFYVL; encoded by the coding sequence ATGTATCACGGGGAAAGATTGAACGCCTGGACGCATTTGGTCGGGGCGGTGGCGGCGACGGTCGGGGTGGTGTGGATGCTGGTGATCGCCAGCATGGACGGCAGCCCGTGGAAGATTGTCAGCGTGGCGATTTACGGATTTACGTTGATGGTGCTCTACAGCGCCTCGACCGTGTACCACAGCGTGCGCGGGCGCAAGAAAGAGATCATGCAGAAGGTTGATCACTTTTCGATCTATCTGCTGATCGCCGGCAGCTACACGCCATTCTGCCTGGTGACCCTGCGCGGGCCGTGGGGCTGGACGTTGTTCGGGATTGTCTGGGGGCTGGCGCTGATCGGCATCCTGCAAGAGATCAAGCCGCGTTCGGAAGCGCGGATTTTGTCGATCGTGATCTACGCGGTGATGGGCTGGATCGTGCTGGTGGCGGTCAAGCCGCTGCTGGCGGCACTCGGCAGCACAGGTTTTGCGTGGCTGGCGTCGGGCGGGGTGTTGTACACCGTGGGGATTATCTTTTTCGCCCTGGACCATCGCCTGCGGCATGCCCATGGGATCTGGCATTTGTTCGTGATTGCGGGGAGCTTGCTGCACTTTGTGGCGATATTGTTTTATGTCTTGTAG
- a CDS encoding cytochrome b: MQLRNSSSRYGWVSVLLHWGVALVVFGLFALGLWMVGLDYYSTWRKDAPDLHKSIGLTLFAIMLLRVLWRFISPPPPALQSYSRMTRLGAKFGHAFLYISLFAVMIAGYLISTADGVGIPVFGLFEIPALVSGLPDQADTAGVIHLYLAWLLVIFSGLHALAALKHHFIDRDATLMRMLGRKA; encoded by the coding sequence ATGCAGCTACGTAACTCTTCTTCTCGCTACGGTTGGGTCAGCGTTTTACTGCACTGGGGCGTGGCGTTGGTGGTCTTCGGGCTGTTCGCGTTGGGCCTGTGGATGGTTGGCCTGGATTACTACAGCACCTGGCGCAAAGACGCGCCGGACCTGCACAAAAGCATTGGCCTGACGCTGTTCGCCATCATGCTGCTGCGGGTGTTGTGGCGTTTCATCAGTCCGCCGCCGCCAGCATTGCAGAGCTATAGCCGCATGACGCGCCTTGGCGCCAAGTTCGGCCATGCGTTCCTGTACATCAGTCTGTTCGCTGTGATGATTGCCGGTTACCTGATTTCCACCGCAGACGGTGTCGGTATTCCGGTGTTTGGCCTGTTTGAGATTCCTGCGCTGGTGTCCGGACTACCGGATCAGGCAGATACCGCCGGTGTGATTCATCTGTATCTGGCGTGGCTACTGGTAATTTTTTCCGGTCTCCATGCGTTGGCAGCATTGAAGCACCACTTTATCGACCGTGATGCGACGCTGATGCGAATGCTCGGCCGCAAAGCTTGA
- a CDS encoding RidA family protein — translation MSINRINSNSRLSAALTFGELVFLSGQVPGDSRDVSGQTAEVLAKIDTLLAEAGSDKDHLLSATIYLSDIGRDFAAMNEVWSHWLSPGKAPTRTTLQAQLARPEVLVEITVIAARC, via the coding sequence ATGAGCATCAACCGAATCAACAGCAACAGCCGACTCTCTGCCGCCCTGACCTTTGGCGAACTGGTGTTTCTCTCGGGGCAGGTGCCCGGCGACAGCCGCGACGTCAGCGGCCAGACCGCCGAGGTGCTGGCGAAAATCGATACGCTGCTGGCCGAGGCGGGCAGCGACAAGGATCACCTGCTCAGCGCGACCATTTACTTGAGCGACATTGGCCGCGATTTCGCCGCCATGAACGAGGTCTGGTCACACTGGTTGTCGCCGGGCAAGGCGCCGACCCGTACCACATTGCAAGCGCAACTGGCCCGTCCAGAAGTGCTGGTGGAAATTACCGTGATCGCCGCCCGCTGCTAA
- a CDS encoding adenosylmethionine--8-amino-7-oxononanoate transaminase, producing the protein MGLNNQWMQRDLAVLWHPCTQMKDHEQLPLIPIKRGEGIWLEDFEGKRYLDAVSSWWVNVFGHANPRINQRIKDQVDQLEHVILAGFSHQPVIELSERLVKMTPEGLTRCFYADNGSSCIEVALKMSFHYWLNRGQPNKKRFVTLTNGYHGETMAAMAVGDVPLFTETYKALLMDTIKVPSPDCYLRPEGMSWEEHSRNMFAAMEQTLAENHDTVAAVILEPLIQGAGGMRMYHPVYLKLLREACDRYGVHLIHDEIAVGFGRTGTMFACEQAGIRPDFLCLSKALTGGYLPLAAVLTTDDVYSAFYDDYPTLRAFLHSHSYTGNPLACAAALATLDIFEEDNVIENNKALAQRMATATAHLVDHPNVAEVRQTGMVLAIEMVKDKATKEAYPWQERRGLKVFKHALERGALLRPLGSVVYFLPPYVITPEQIDFLAEVASEGIDIATRNSVSVSVPEDFHPGFRDPG; encoded by the coding sequence ATGGGCCTGAATAATCAGTGGATGCAACGGGATCTGGCCGTGTTATGGCACCCCTGCACCCAGATGAAAGACCACGAACAGCTGCCGCTGATCCCGATCAAGCGCGGTGAAGGCATCTGGCTGGAAGACTTCGAAGGCAAGCGCTACCTCGACGCCGTCAGCTCCTGGTGGGTCAACGTGTTCGGCCACGCCAACCCGCGGATCAACCAGCGCATCAAGGACCAGGTCGATCAACTGGAACACGTGATCCTCGCCGGTTTCAGCCATCAACCGGTGATCGAGCTGTCCGAACGCCTGGTGAAGATGACCCCGGAAGGCTTGACCCGATGCTTCTACGCCGATAACGGCTCGTCCTGCATCGAAGTCGCGCTGAAAATGAGCTTTCACTACTGGCTCAATCGCGGCCAGCCGAACAAGAAGCGCTTCGTCACCCTGACCAACGGCTACCACGGCGAAACCATGGCGGCGATGGCAGTCGGCGATGTGCCGTTGTTCACCGAAACCTATAAAGCCCTGCTGATGGACACCATCAAGGTGCCAAGCCCGGATTGCTACCTGCGCCCCGAAGGCATGAGCTGGGAAGAACACTCGCGCAACATGTTCGCCGCCATGGAACAGACCCTCGCCGAGAACCACGACACTGTTGCCGCGGTGATTCTGGAGCCGTTGATCCAGGGCGCCGGCGGCATGCGCATGTATCACCCGGTGTACCTCAAGCTGCTGCGCGAAGCGTGCGACCGTTATGGCGTGCACCTGATCCACGACGAAATCGCCGTCGGCTTTGGCCGCACCGGCACCATGTTCGCCTGTGAACAGGCCGGCATCCGCCCGGACTTCCTTTGCCTGTCCAAAGCCCTGACCGGCGGCTACCTGCCGCTGGCGGCGGTGCTGACCACCGACGACGTCTACAGCGCCTTCTACGACGACTACCCGACCCTGCGCGCCTTCCTGCATTCCCACAGCTACACCGGCAATCCGCTGGCGTGCGCGGCGGCATTGGCGACTTTGGATATCTTCGAAGAAGACAACGTCATCGAGAACAACAAGGCCCTGGCCCAACGCATGGCCACCGCCACTGCACACTTGGTCGATCACCCGAACGTCGCGGAAGTGCGCCAGACCGGCATGGTCCTGGCCATCGAGATGGTCAAGGACAAAGCGACCAAGGAAGCCTATCCGTGGCAGGAGCGGCGTGGCTTGAAAGTGTTCAAGCATGCGTTGGAGCGAGGTGCTTTACTTCGTCCGTTGGGCAGCGTGGTGTACTTCCTGCCGCCTTACGTGATTACCCCGGAGCAGATCGATTTCCTGGCGGAAGTGGCCAGCGAAGGGATCGACATCGCGACACGCAATAGCGTCAGCGTGTCGGTGCCGGAAGATTTTCACCCGGGCTTCCGTGATCCGGGCTGA